The proteins below are encoded in one region of Methanosarcina barkeri 3:
- the nifK gene encoding nitrogenase molybdenum-iron protein subunit beta — MLDYTPCEEVTREAVTINPAKICQPIGAVYAALGVHNCMPHSHGSQGCLSYLRMCLSRHYREAALATTSSFSEGTAVFGGAANLKEALVNLTEIYKPEVIAIHTTCVAETIGDDVGVILEDVKDQELIDPSIKICAASTPSYVGTHITGYDNMVKSFVTTFAKKSKPNGKLNLIPGFVEPGDIREMKRILSIMGISSIVFPDTTDVFDAPLTGDPGMYPKGGTPIGDIEDSANSVGTIALCRMAGGSAAKILESRYKVPAKIGPVPIGIRNTDRFIMNAAKLANVAIPPELEDERGRLVDMMTDAHPHYHGKRVAVYGDPDILTGLTSLIMEMGMEPAVVLTGTQNSEFEKEVEELIGPEYPEADVISGGDLFTLHQIIKRKPVDLLIGNTYGKFISRAEDVPLVRVGFPIMDRANLHYFPIMGYAGAARLVERIGNTLLDRKDRDAPDWLLETIE, encoded by the coding sequence ATGCTTGACTATACTCCATGTGAAGAAGTAACCAGAGAAGCAGTAACCATTAACCCTGCAAAAATCTGTCAGCCAATAGGCGCAGTCTATGCAGCTCTTGGTGTACACAACTGCATGCCGCACAGTCACGGGTCCCAGGGATGCCTCTCTTACCTGCGTATGTGTTTAAGCAGGCACTACCGGGAAGCTGCCCTGGCAACTACCAGCAGTTTTTCCGAAGGAACTGCAGTCTTTGGAGGAGCTGCAAACCTTAAGGAAGCTCTCGTAAACCTGACTGAAATATACAAACCCGAAGTAATTGCTATTCACACTACCTGCGTAGCCGAAACAATAGGTGACGACGTAGGGGTTATCTTAGAAGATGTAAAGGATCAAGAACTCATAGACCCTTCTATTAAGATCTGTGCAGCTTCTACCCCCAGTTACGTGGGCACCCATATTACCGGCTATGATAATATGGTAAAGTCCTTTGTAACCACTTTTGCCAAAAAGAGCAAGCCAAACGGGAAATTAAACCTCATCCCAGGTTTTGTGGAGCCTGGGGACATACGGGAAATGAAACGCATACTCTCAATAATGGGAATTTCCAGCATTGTGTTTCCAGATACGACAGATGTCTTTGATGCTCCCCTTACCGGAGATCCCGGGATGTATCCGAAAGGTGGGACTCCGATAGGAGACATAGAGGATTCCGCAAACTCAGTTGGGACAATTGCTCTCTGCAGGATGGCAGGAGGCTCGGCTGCAAAAATCCTTGAAAGCCGCTACAAAGTCCCTGCAAAAATAGGGCCCGTTCCTATTGGAATACGGAACACCGATCGTTTCATAATGAATGCGGCAAAACTTGCTAATGTGGCCATTCCTCCCGAACTTGAAGATGAGAGGGGTAGGCTTGTGGATATGATGACTGATGCTCATCCGCACTACCACGGAAAAAGGGTAGCTGTTTACGGAGATCCGGATATCCTTACAGGTCTTACCAGTCTTATAATGGAAATGGGTATGGAGCCTGCTGTAGTACTTACAGGAACTCAGAATTCGGAATTTGAAAAAGAGGTTGAAGAACTCATAGGTCCTGAGTACCCTGAGGCTGATGTAATTTCCGGAGGAGACCTGTTTACCCTTCATCAGATAATTAAGAGAAAGCCTGTGGATCTTCTTATCGGCAATACCTATGGGAAATTCATATCAAGGGCAGAGGATGTTCCCCTTGTCAGGGTAGGCTTCCCGATTATGGACAGAGCAAACCTGCACTACTTCCCTATTATGGGATACGCAGGGGCTGCGAGACTGGTAGAGCGTATAGGAAATACCCTGCTTGACAGGAAAGATAGGGATGCTCCGGATTGGCTGCTTGAAACCATCGAGTAA
- the nifD gene encoding nitrogenase molybdenum-iron protein alpha chain — MGAEIDSGTEDKQELVDNMLKVLPEKAARNRRKHIVVRDCSAEQHIEADDKVIPGILTNRGCAFAGSKGVVFGPIKDMVHLVHGPIGCAYFTWGTRRNLAKAEEGEDNFLNYSFCTDMKETDIVFGGEKKLKKAIDEVVKIFNPKAISISATCPVGLIGDDIESVAKQAEKEYGIKVIPSRCEGYRGVSQSAGHHIASNALMENLIGTEELENPTPFDINVFGEYNIGGDFWEIKPILEKIGYRIVSTFTGDGSFHKIAQAHRAKLSILLCHRSINYTNRMMEEKYGLPWLKVNYIGTKGTEKSLQKMAEFFDDPELTRKTEEIIAEEKAKYKDEIERYRKKLQGKTAFIYAGGSRSHHYINLFEELGMKVVVAGYQFAHRDDYEGRQIIPQIKEKALGSILEDVHYERDENIKPAVSPERIEELKKKIGLMEYEGLFPEARDGTIVIDDLNHHETEILVKTLKPDVFCSGIKDKYWAQKLGVPSRQIHSYDYSGRYTGFSGVLNFAKDIDMALHSPTWRFIRPPWKAAEVD, encoded by the coding sequence ATGGGAGCAGAAATAGATTCCGGAACTGAAGACAAACAAGAACTTGTTGATAATATGTTAAAAGTGCTCCCCGAAAAGGCTGCAAGGAATAGAAGAAAACACATAGTTGTTAGAGACTGTTCCGCTGAACAACATATAGAAGCTGATGACAAAGTAATTCCAGGTATCCTTACAAACCGTGGATGCGCTTTTGCGGGCTCAAAAGGTGTGGTTTTCGGGCCGATCAAAGACATGGTACATCTTGTTCACGGCCCTATAGGCTGTGCATATTTTACCTGGGGAACCAGGCGAAACCTGGCAAAAGCAGAAGAAGGTGAAGATAACTTCCTTAACTATTCCTTCTGTACGGACATGAAGGAAACTGATATTGTCTTTGGTGGAGAGAAGAAATTAAAGAAAGCCATTGATGAAGTTGTAAAGATTTTTAACCCCAAAGCAATTAGCATCTCTGCGACATGCCCTGTAGGGCTTATTGGAGATGATATAGAGTCCGTTGCCAAGCAGGCTGAAAAAGAGTATGGGATTAAAGTCATCCCCTCACGCTGTGAAGGATACAGAGGAGTTAGCCAATCAGCCGGGCACCACATTGCAAGTAATGCCCTTATGGAAAACCTGATCGGAACCGAGGAACTTGAAAATCCGACACCCTTTGATATTAACGTATTTGGAGAATACAACATAGGAGGAGATTTCTGGGAAATCAAACCAATCCTCGAAAAAATAGGATACAGGATTGTCTCAACTTTCACCGGAGATGGCTCATTCCATAAAATTGCGCAGGCTCACAGGGCAAAACTCAGTATCCTTCTGTGCCATCGTTCTATCAACTACACGAACCGTATGATGGAAGAAAAATACGGACTTCCCTGGCTGAAGGTCAATTATATAGGCACTAAGGGCACTGAAAAATCTCTCCAGAAAATGGCAGAGTTCTTTGACGATCCGGAACTTACAAGGAAAACTGAAGAAATCATTGCCGAAGAAAAAGCAAAGTATAAGGATGAAATCGAGAGGTACAGGAAGAAACTCCAGGGGAAAACTGCCTTTATCTATGCCGGTGGTTCCAGAAGCCATCATTACATAAATCTGTTTGAGGAACTTGGCATGAAAGTAGTTGTTGCAGGTTACCAGTTTGCCCACAGAGACGACTACGAAGGCAGACAGATTATCCCTCAGATAAAAGAAAAAGCTCTTGGCTCAATTCTTGAAGATGTGCATTACGAGAGAGATGAAAATATTAAACCTGCGGTCAGTCCGGAAAGAATTGAAGAGCTGAAAAAGAAAATCGGGCTTATGGAATACGAAGGTCTTTTCCCTGAAGCTAGAGATGGCACCATTGTTATCGATGATCTTAACCATCACGAGACTGAAATCCTTGTAAAGACCCTTAAACCCGATGTCTTTTGCTCTGGGATCAAGGACAAGTACTGGGCTCAGAAGCTTGGAGTTCCGTCAAGGCAGATCCATTCGTACGATTACAGCGGAAGGTATACAGGTTTTTCCGGAGTTTTGAACTTTGCAAAGGACATTGATATGGCTTTGCACAGCCCAACCTGGAGGTTCATACGTCCGCCCTGGAAAGCTGCAGAAGTGGACTGA
- a CDS encoding P-II family nitrogen regulator: MKEITAIIRMNKVQKTKDVLLECGFPSFTVRRVMGRGKQRGLCFEFNPPLPDPEKEAETCIRFIPKRMFTIVVDDENVNEVVQKIIEVNQTGNVGDGKIFVSNITEAIRIRTGESGEATVNKELM; the protein is encoded by the coding sequence ATGAAAGAGATTACTGCAATTATCAGGATGAATAAAGTCCAGAAAACTAAGGATGTCCTGCTTGAATGCGGCTTTCCTTCGTTTACTGTAAGAAGGGTTATGGGTCGCGGGAAACAAAGAGGGCTCTGCTTTGAATTTAATCCACCTCTGCCAGACCCGGAAAAGGAAGCTGAGACCTGCATTCGCTTTATTCCAAAACGTATGTTCACAATCGTTGTGGATGATGAAAATGTAAACGAAGTGGTCCAGAAAATAATAGAAGTTAATCAGACCGGGAATGTAGGAGACGGAAAGATTTTCGTGTCAAATATTACTGAAGCAATCCGCATCCGGACCGGAGAAAGCGGAGAAGCGACCGTGAATAAGGAGCTGATGTAA
- a CDS encoding P-II family nitrogen regulator — MQMIRAIIRPGMENKVIESLEKVGCISLTKMEVFGRGKQKGIHIADINYDELQKTMLILVVEDEHKDKAIKIIMESARTGKFGDGRIFVNPVEEAYTIRTGKPGL; from the coding sequence ATGCAGATGATACGTGCAATCATCAGACCGGGTATGGAAAATAAAGTTATCGAGAGTCTCGAAAAAGTGGGTTGTATTTCCCTTACAAAAATGGAAGTTTTCGGAAGGGGAAAGCAGAAAGGGATCCATATAGCAGACATCAACTACGATGAACTGCAGAAGACCATGCTCATTCTTGTGGTAGAAGACGAACATAAGGACAAGGCTATAAAGATCATAATGGAGTCTGCCAGGACCGGAAAATTCGGAGACGGTAGAATCTTCGTAAACCCTGTGGAAGAAGCCTATACCATAAGAACTGGAAAACCAGGACTCTAA
- the nifH gene encoding nitrogenase iron protein yields MRQIAIYGKGGIGKSTTTQNLTAALSTMGNKILLVGCDPKADSTRMLLGGLNQKTVLDTLRSEGDEGVDLETVLQPGFGGIKCVESGGPEPGVGCAGRGIITSIGLLENLGAYTEDLDYVFYDVLGDVVCGGFAMPIREGKAKEIYIVASGELMAIYAANNICKGLAKFAKGGARLGGIICNSRKVDGERELLEAFAKKLGSQLIHFVPRDNIVQRAEINRKTVIDFDPESDQAKEYLTLAENVQNNNKLVVPTPLPMEELEAMMVEFGIVEL; encoded by the coding sequence ATGAGACAGATAGCAATTTACGGAAAAGGTGGAATTGGAAAATCCACGACCACGCAAAATCTTACTGCGGCCCTTTCTACCATGGGCAATAAAATTTTACTTGTAGGATGTGACCCGAAAGCAGATTCCACCAGAATGCTACTTGGTGGTCTGAACCAGAAGACTGTACTTGATACTCTGAGAAGTGAAGGGGATGAAGGAGTTGATCTTGAGACTGTCTTGCAGCCGGGTTTTGGCGGTATAAAGTGTGTGGAATCTGGAGGGCCTGAACCAGGTGTAGGATGTGCAGGCCGAGGAATTATTACTTCAATCGGATTGCTCGAAAATCTTGGAGCATATACCGAGGATCTTGATTATGTATTCTACGACGTACTTGGTGACGTCGTATGTGGCGGATTTGCAATGCCTATCCGAGAAGGAAAAGCCAAAGAAATTTATATAGTTGCAAGCGGAGAACTGATGGCTATCTATGCTGCAAATAACATCTGTAAAGGACTTGCTAAGTTTGCCAAGGGTGGAGCCCGTCTGGGGGGTATTATCTGTAACAGCAGGAAGGTTGACGGAGAACGTGAACTCCTTGAAGCTTTCGCAAAGAAACTTGGAAGTCAGTTAATCCATTTCGTGCCCAGGGACAATATTGTCCAGAGAGCAGAAATCAACAGGAAGACTGTAATCGACTTCGACCCCGAATCCGACCAGGCAAAAGAATACCTGACTCTTGCCGAAAATGTCCAGAATAACAACAAACTTGTTGTTCCGACTCCACTTCCTATGGAAGAGTTGGAAGCAATGATGGTTGAGTTCGGAATTGTTGAGCTCTGA
- a CDS encoding geranylgeranyl reductase family protein encodes MIPEASYDVLVVGAGPAGSTAAMYAAENGASVLLLDKKKEIGSPIQCAGFLPDALEVQALLHEARLPDTLKNYPESCVLQRTDTQRIITPNCNIKEFAVRGTVLDRRRYDQFLAEQAARAGAELMVKTHVTKIEGTNVETSGAFGKHTIKAKAIIGADGPNSFVAKSKGLALKPELKETSVALEYQVRNVDIDPSCLEMYFGKDFVPGGYAWIFPEGQDRANVGIGIRSGMAEKGISAKEYLHRFMLDHPLAGPKLKNCIIMNVIAGIIPVNGAPEKTATENTLIVGDAAGQVFATNGGGIPPAMIAGKVAGETAAEFAAGKCKLEEYDHRWRAQFGQALETSVQARQLMDGIMRSDTLMNAAFKLISSEQMKVMQCGKLPGPVKLGLQALNRGKK; translated from the coding sequence ATGATTCCCGAAGCTTCTTATGATGTACTCGTTGTTGGTGCAGGTCCTGCAGGTTCTACAGCCGCCATGTACGCCGCAGAGAATGGCGCCTCGGTGCTTCTTCTTGATAAAAAAAAAGAGATAGGAAGTCCTATTCAGTGTGCTGGCTTCCTTCCCGATGCTTTGGAAGTCCAGGCCCTGCTCCATGAGGCCAGGCTTCCGGATACACTGAAAAACTACCCTGAATCTTGTGTGCTGCAGAGGACTGATACTCAGCGTATTATCACTCCAAACTGCAATATAAAAGAGTTCGCTGTCAGGGGAACAGTCCTTGACCGACGCAGGTATGACCAGTTCCTTGCCGAGCAGGCAGCAAGAGCAGGAGCTGAACTGATGGTCAAAACCCACGTAACGAAAATTGAGGGAACAAATGTTGAAACATCAGGAGCCTTTGGGAAACATACAATTAAAGCAAAAGCGATTATCGGAGCTGACGGTCCCAATTCTTTTGTAGCAAAATCAAAAGGTCTTGCCCTTAAGCCCGAATTAAAGGAAACCTCGGTTGCTCTCGAATACCAGGTCAGGAATGTGGATATTGATCCTTCTTGCCTGGAAATGTATTTTGGAAAGGATTTTGTGCCTGGCGGCTATGCATGGATTTTTCCCGAAGGCCAGGACCGGGCAAATGTAGGAATCGGAATTCGAAGCGGTATGGCTGAGAAAGGGATCTCTGCAAAGGAATACCTGCACCGTTTTATGCTGGATCACCCGCTTGCAGGACCAAAACTGAAGAACTGCATAATCATGAACGTTATTGCAGGCATTATCCCTGTAAATGGCGCTCCGGAAAAAACTGCAACTGAAAACACGCTGATTGTAGGGGATGCAGCAGGCCAGGTTTTTGCTACAAACGGAGGTGGAATTCCTCCTGCAATGATTGCCGGAAAAGTAGCAGGAGAAACTGCAGCCGAATTTGCAGCCGGAAAATGCAAGCTTGAAGAATACGACCACCGCTGGCGGGCTCAATTCGGACAGGCGCTTGAGACCTCGGTGCAGGCAAGACAGCTCATGGATGGGATTATGAGGTCTGATACTCTAATGAATGCAGCTTTCAAACTTATTTCTTCTGAACAGATGAAAGTTATGCAATGCGGAAAACTCCCCGGACCCGTAAAACTTGGACTCCAGGCGTTGAACCGGGGAAAGAAGTAA
- a CDS encoding tetratricopeptide repeat protein has protein sequence MGFLDSLFKKKIEGKTAEEWYRLATSETDPEKKIEYFDKVLKLKPDFAGVWNLRGLEFVILRRYEEAIASFDKALEIRPVYPEAKYNKEDAETELRKMGVSKTKAEDQREKSIVEEAET, from the coding sequence TTGGGATTTCTTGACAGCTTATTCAAAAAGAAAATTGAGGGTAAAACTGCAGAGGAGTGGTATAGGCTTGCGACCAGTGAAACCGATCCAGAGAAAAAGATTGAGTATTTCGATAAGGTTCTTAAGCTGAAACCTGATTTTGCAGGAGTATGGAACCTCAGAGGGCTTGAATTTGTAATTCTCAGACGGTATGAAGAAGCCATTGCCTCTTTTGACAAAGCCCTTGAGATCAGGCCTGTCTACCCGGAAGCAAAGTACAATAAAGAAGACGCAGAAACCGAACTGAGAAAGATGGGGGTATCCAAAACAAAAGCCGAAGATCAGAGAGAAAAATCCATTGTAGAAGAAGCAGAAACGTAA
- the pyk gene encoding pyruvate kinase — protein MQIPDHKTKIVCTIGPASSSEEVIRELVLAGMNVARINFSHGSFESHSEVIRRVRKVAEELDRTVAILADLPGPKIRIGKLEKEPLLLHKGNPVTLTVEEILGNETRISVSYKQLPESVVPGSLIYLSDGFIQLRCLEISGKDVLCEVLIGGQLYSHKGLNLPGAKILVDPITGKDLKILEFALNEGVDTFSISFIESVEDIRKVRNFVAARGKSVYIVAKIERRQAVENIQEILRETDALMVARGDLGVEIPIQEVPSVQKELIQSAKLLGIPVITATQMLASMTDNIRPTRAEATDVANAILDGTDAVMLSEETAVGNYPVEAVEMMAKIAKTTEEWRSRTKWGLDTIIKGIAAKEMSIDEVIPLQVHEALQKLPVAAVLTPTRSGATPRRISRFKPETWILAFTRVPRTCSFLSLSYGVYPVVVNENIESWEKETTEKAKEMGFIKSGDIVVLTQGPSSGKPGGTNMLKILTLE, from the coding sequence ATGCAAATTCCGGACCATAAAACAAAGATTGTCTGCACTATAGGCCCTGCTTCCTCTTCCGAGGAAGTTATCAGGGAACTTGTGCTTGCTGGCATGAATGTTGCAAGGATCAATTTTTCCCACGGGAGCTTCGAAAGCCATAGCGAAGTAATTCGGAGAGTTCGTAAAGTTGCGGAGGAGCTTGACAGAACAGTTGCAATTCTCGCTGACCTTCCAGGCCCGAAGATCCGTATAGGCAAACTGGAAAAAGAACCTCTCTTACTCCATAAAGGAAATCCCGTAACCCTTACTGTTGAAGAGATTCTCGGAAACGAGACACGCATTTCCGTAAGCTACAAGCAGCTTCCGGAAAGTGTGGTTCCAGGGAGCCTTATTTACTTAAGTGATGGTTTTATCCAGCTTCGCTGCCTGGAAATCTCGGGAAAAGATGTGCTTTGTGAAGTTCTCATCGGAGGGCAGCTCTATTCTCATAAAGGGTTAAACCTACCAGGGGCAAAGATCTTAGTTGATCCTATAACTGGAAAGGATCTTAAAATTCTTGAGTTTGCCCTGAACGAGGGAGTTGATACTTTCAGCATTTCTTTCATAGAAAGTGTGGAAGATATTCGTAAGGTCCGGAATTTTGTTGCAGCTAGAGGAAAGTCCGTATATATTGTTGCTAAAATTGAGCGCAGGCAGGCTGTAGAGAATATTCAGGAAATTCTAAGAGAAACCGATGCTCTCATGGTTGCCAGAGGAGACCTGGGGGTAGAAATTCCTATCCAGGAAGTTCCTTCAGTCCAGAAGGAACTTATCCAAAGTGCAAAACTTCTTGGAATTCCGGTAATTACAGCCACTCAAATGCTGGCTTCAATGACTGATAATATAAGACCTACCCGTGCAGAGGCAACTGATGTTGCTAACGCAATACTCGATGGCACGGATGCAGTCATGCTTTCGGAAGAGACTGCAGTTGGCAATTATCCTGTGGAAGCTGTTGAAATGATGGCAAAGATTGCAAAAACTACAGAAGAATGGCGTTCCAGGACAAAATGGGGACTTGACACTATTATCAAGGGCATAGCTGCAAAAGAAATGTCAATTGACGAGGTAATACCTCTTCAAGTGCATGAAGCTCTGCAAAAATTGCCGGTTGCAGCCGTACTGACCCCAACTCGAAGCGGAGCAACTCCTCGCAGGATTTCGCGCTTCAAGCCTGAAACCTGGATCCTTGCTTTTACCCGTGTCCCGAGAACTTGCAGCTTCCTCTCTTTATCCTATGGCGTTTATCCCGTTGTTGTAAATGAAAATATTGAAAGCTGGGAAAAAGAGACTACTGAGAAAGCCAAAGAAATGGGATTTATAAAAAGTGGAGACATTGTTGTTCTCACTCAGGGACCTTCTTCAGGAAAACCCGGAGGCACAAACATGCTCAAAATCCTCACTCTTGAGTGA
- a CDS encoding aldolase, with translation MISINKEDVIVPLDVPKAMRETYVNNYMEMTRGTGKLMLFAGDQKVEHLNDDFYGEGVPEDDADPEHLFRIASQAKIGIFATQLGLIARYGMDYRDVPYLVKVNSKTNLVETTQADPFSNLWYDVDQVVEFKENSGLNILGVGYTIYLGSEFEAEMLVQAAQVIYDAHQHGMLSVLWIYPRGEAVKDEKDPHLIAGATGVGACLGTDFVKVNYPKKEGEKSAEIFKEAIRAAGRTRVVCAGGTSDEAETFLKKLYDQIHISGAQGNATGRNIHQKPLDEAVRMCNAVYAITVEDASVEDALKIYKGK, from the coding sequence ATGATTTCGATTAATAAAGAGGATGTAATCGTACCTCTGGATGTCCCAAAAGCAATGCGTGAAACGTACGTGAACAATTATATGGAGATGACCCGAGGAACCGGCAAGTTAATGCTTTTTGCAGGCGACCAGAAGGTAGAGCATCTCAATGATGATTTTTACGGAGAAGGAGTACCTGAAGACGATGCTGATCCAGAACACCTTTTCAGGATAGCTTCTCAGGCAAAAATCGGAATTTTTGCAACCCAGCTCGGGCTTATTGCTCGCTATGGCATGGACTACAGGGACGTACCGTATCTTGTGAAGGTAAACTCCAAAACCAATCTTGTTGAGACAACGCAGGCTGATCCTTTTAGCAACCTCTGGTATGACGTTGACCAGGTCGTTGAGTTTAAGGAAAACAGTGGGCTCAATATCCTTGGCGTAGGATATACAATTTATCTAGGCAGCGAATTCGAAGCTGAAATGCTTGTTCAGGCTGCTCAGGTAATTTACGATGCTCACCAGCATGGTATGCTGTCCGTACTCTGGATTTACCCACGCGGTGAAGCTGTAAAAGACGAGAAGGACCCACATTTGATTGCAGGAGCAACAGGAGTGGGGGCCTGCCTTGGTACGGACTTTGTAAAGGTCAATTACCCGAAAAAAGAAGGGGAAAAGTCTGCCGAGATCTTTAAGGAAGCCATCAGAGCCGCAGGGCGTACAAGAGTAGTTTGCGCAGGCGGTACAAGCGACGAAGCTGAAACCTTCCTGAAAAAACTCTATGACCAGATTCATATTTCCGGAGCGCAGGGAAATGCAACCGGAAGAAACATTCACCAGAAGCCTCTTGATGAGGCTGTCCGCATGTGCAATGCTGTATATGCAATAACGGTTGAAGATGCAAGCGTCGAGGATGCCCTTAAGATCTATAAGGGTAAATAA
- a CDS encoding ATP-binding cassette domain-containing protein yields the protein MFEVRNLSKVYNSGVIHKASLKAVDDVTFSVDRGETVGIIGESGCGKTSLAKMILKLLKNSSGSMYLNGEDVSSIRGEKLKSYRRKVQIIFQNPESSINPHMKIYDCIAEVLRINKLASRKSEDEKALINHLISMVGLQQEHLNRYPWELSGGQIQRVVLTRVLALKPELLVADEPTSMLDVSVQAQVLTLLRSMQREHGFAMLFISHDLDVVRVMCDRVIVMFMGKIIESGTVDQVFGHPCHNYTKSLLEEYECLR from the coding sequence ATGTTTGAAGTCCGAAATCTTTCAAAGGTTTACAATTCCGGCGTCATACATAAAGCATCTTTGAAGGCTGTTGACGATGTGACGTTTTCTGTTGACAGAGGCGAAACGGTTGGAATAATCGGTGAAAGCGGCTGTGGTAAGACGAGCCTTGCCAAGATGATTCTCAAACTGTTGAAAAACAGTTCGGGGAGTATGTACCTTAACGGTGAAGATGTTTCAAGTATCAGGGGAGAGAAACTGAAGAGCTACAGACGAAAGGTTCAAATCATTTTTCAGAACCCGGAATCGTCGATTAATCCCCACATGAAAATATACGATTGTATCGCCGAAGTGCTCCGAATTAACAAATTAGCATCCAGGAAAAGTGAAGATGAAAAAGCACTGATTAACCATTTGATTAGCATGGTGGGGCTACAGCAGGAACATTTGAACCGATACCCATGGGAGCTTAGCGGCGGTCAGATACAGAGAGTAGTGTTGACCAGGGTATTAGCTTTAAAGCCCGAATTGTTAGTTGCTGATGAACCTACATCCATGCTTGATGTATCCGTTCAAGCTCAAGTTTTAACTCTATTAAGGTCAATGCAAAGAGAACATGGCTTTGCAATGTTATTTATTTCGCATGACCTGGATGTAGTCCGGGTTATGTGTGATCGGGTCATAGTAATGTTTATGGGGAAAATAATAGAATCCGGAACTGTTGATCAGGTGTTCGGTCATCCTTGCCATAATTACACAAAATCATTACTCGAAGAATATGAATGCCTTAGATAA
- a CDS encoding ABC transporter ATP-binding protein → MEKLLEIKNLCTHFDSRNGCVNAVCNVNMDIHRRQIVGLIGETGCGKSVLGQSVLKLLPKNACITGKILFEGKDILKMSVKELRAVRGHRIAFICQNPAEALNPLMKNGTQIMESVRINQALSKKECRKTSIDLLSILGFSEPKAIMHKYPNELSGGMKQRVLAAMGMSGYPSLLIADEPTKGLDAIKRRQVIATIRKFTETTGCAVLIITHDLKFASVICDTIAVMYAGEIVETGDVETLFNDPKHPYLMALIKSQPCKGLNVLNGTVCSLIDLPSNCRFFDRCSYAAGICKDQHPDLLTLNEAHRVRCLKYV, encoded by the coding sequence ATGGAAAAACTGCTTGAAATTAAGAATTTATGTACACATTTTGACAGTAGAAACGGGTGCGTTAATGCTGTATGTAATGTCAATATGGATATACATCGCAGGCAAATTGTTGGGCTGATCGGTGAGACCGGCTGCGGTAAATCGGTTCTGGGACAGTCAGTCCTGAAACTTCTCCCGAAGAACGCCTGTATTACTGGTAAGATATTATTCGAAGGTAAAGATATCCTTAAAATGTCTGTTAAGGAACTTAGAGCTGTCAGAGGTCATAGGATCGCATTTATTTGCCAGAACCCGGCTGAAGCGCTTAACCCCCTGATGAAAAACGGAACGCAGATCATGGAATCAGTTAGAATAAATCAGGCATTATCAAAAAAAGAATGTCGCAAAACGTCGATAGACTTACTCAGTATACTCGGTTTTTCAGAACCAAAAGCCATTATGCACAAATATCCCAATGAGCTAAGTGGTGGTATGAAACAGCGAGTCCTTGCAGCAATGGGGATGAGCGGTTATCCCTCTTTATTGATCGCTGACGAACCGACGAAGGGCTTGGATGCTATTAAGCGTAGGCAGGTTATTGCGACGATCAGGAAGTTCACTGAAACAACAGGCTGCGCTGTGTTAATCATCACACATGATCTGAAATTCGCGTCGGTTATCTGTGATACAATCGCTGTGATGTATGCCGGTGAAATTGTTGAAACGGGAGATGTGGAGACACTGTTTAATGACCCAAAACATCCATATTTAATGGCTTTAATAAAGTCGCAGCCATGTAAAGGACTAAATGTTCTAAATGGTACAGTATGCAGTTTAATTGATTTACCTTCTAATTGTAGATTTTTTGACCGCTGTTCATATGCAGCTGGTATCTGCAAAGATCAGCATCCCGACCTTCTTACTCTAAATGAAGCACATAGAGTGAGGTGCCTAAAATATGTTTGA